One part of the Panthera leo isolate Ple1 chromosome D4, P.leo_Ple1_pat1.1, whole genome shotgun sequence genome encodes these proteins:
- the EQTN gene encoding equatorin isoform X4 yields the protein MLSEMMLPEKQGKQALENKEPPENKELMENKEPLENKEPPENKEPPENKEPPEYKPPENKDPPENKPLENKVDTPANEKSGNYYKDIKQYVFTTQNVNGSQSEISVRATTDLQFALRNYKLNETTTSFPGKATSEEHATEPPQKQYRRRTNRPNEPAFWTMLAKALNATPTAEELEEKDQLFHPIPQSDLNAINEDNMTQLQEIKLKLMLGISLMTLLLFVIILAISSALLYKVKTMSYKSPVLTEYSVNPELATLSYFHPSEGVSDTSFSKSADSSTFWGTTSSELKKEDTWLKSRTTDMISTASDDTGMNDESDLIQSEEPSEETPTD from the exons ATGTTATCCGAAATGATGCTACCTGAAAAACAAGGTAAACAGGCACTGGAAAATAAGGAACCGCCGGAAAACAAGGAACTGATGGAAAATAAGGAACCGCTGGAAAACAAGGAACCACCAGAAAATAAGGAACCGCCAGAAAATAAGGAACCTCCAGAATATAAACCACCGGAAAATAAGGACCCACCAGAAAATAAGCCACTGGAAAATAAGGTGGATACTCCTGCTAATGAGAAGAGTGGCaattattataaagatataaaacaat ATGTGTTCACAACGCAAAATGTAAATGGCAGCCAGTCTGAAATATCTGTGAGAGCAACAACCGATTTGCAATTTGCTCTAAGAAACT ATAAACTCAATGAAACAACTACGTCATTTCCTGGGAAAGCCACCAGTGAAGAACATGCTACTGAACCCCCTCAAAAACAATATCGAA gaCGAACCAACCGTCCAAATGAGCCTGCATTTTGGACAATGTTAGCTAAAG CTTTAAATGCAACACCAACAGCTGAGGAGCTTGAGGAAAAAGATCAATTATTTCACCCAATTCCAC aaTCTGATTTGAATGCCATAAATGAAGATAACATGACACAGCTACAGGAAATCAAGTTAAAATTAATGCTGGGCATCTCGCTGATGACCCTCCTCCTTTTTGTCATCATCTTGGCCATCAGCAGTGCCTTGCTGTACAAGGTGAAGACAATGAG ttataaaagtCCAGTTCTAACCGAATACTCCGTCAACCCAGAGCTGGCAACTCTGTCTTACTTCCACCCGTCAGAAGGTGTATCAGACACATCTTTTTCTAAGAGTGCTGACAGCAGCACATTTTGGGGTACTACATCTTCAGAattgaaaaaagaagacacatggTTAAAATCTAGAACAACGGACATGATTTCCACAGCCTCAGATGATACAGGCATGAATGATGAGTCAGATTTAATTCAGAGTGAGGAACCAAGTGAAGAAACTCCCACAGATTGA
- the EQTN gene encoding equatorin isoform X1: protein MVGEDVLAWAVGAWNSWRNDTKVKNCRGLRALYAHLFSPSHRSEEWAKEPKENSAVNRTNFDLDHLFFQESGDTMLSEMMLPEKQGKQALENKEPPENKELMENKEPLENKEPPENKEPPENKEPPEYKPPENKDPPENKPLENKVDTPANEKSGNYYKDIKQYVFTTQNVNGSQSEISVRATTDLQFALRNYKLNETTTSFPGKATSEEHATEPPQKQYRRRTNRPNEPAFWTMLAKALNATPTAEELEEKDQLFHPIPQSDLNAINEDNMTQLQEIKLKLMLGISLMTLLLFVIILAISSALLYKVKTMSYKSPVLTEYSVNPELATLSYFHPSEGVSDTSFSKSADSSTFWGTTSSELKKEDTWLKSRTTDMISTASDDTGMNDESDLIQSEEPSEETPTD from the exons ATGGTGGGAGAGGATGTCCTGGCATGGGCTGTTGGAGCCTGGAattcttggagaaatg ATACCAAAGTAAAGAACTGCAGAGGCCTTCGAGCCCTTTATGCAcatctcttctccccctcccatcGCTCAGAAGAATGGGCCAAAGAGCCTAAAGAAAACAGTGCTGTAAACAGGACCAACTTTGATCTTGACCATCTTTTCTTTCAGG AGTCTGGGGACACGATGTTATCCGAAATGATGCTACCTGAAAAACAAGGTAAACAGGCACTGGAAAATAAGGAACCGCCGGAAAACAAGGAACTGATGGAAAATAAGGAACCGCTGGAAAACAAGGAACCACCAGAAAATAAGGAACCGCCAGAAAATAAGGAACCTCCAGAATATAAACCACCGGAAAATAAGGACCCACCAGAAAATAAGCCACTGGAAAATAAGGTGGATACTCCTGCTAATGAGAAGAGTGGCaattattataaagatataaaacaat ATGTGTTCACAACGCAAAATGTAAATGGCAGCCAGTCTGAAATATCTGTGAGAGCAACAACCGATTTGCAATTTGCTCTAAGAAACT ATAAACTCAATGAAACAACTACGTCATTTCCTGGGAAAGCCACCAGTGAAGAACATGCTACTGAACCCCCTCAAAAACAATATCGAA gaCGAACCAACCGTCCAAATGAGCCTGCATTTTGGACAATGTTAGCTAAAG CTTTAAATGCAACACCAACAGCTGAGGAGCTTGAGGAAAAAGATCAATTATTTCACCCAATTCCAC aaTCTGATTTGAATGCCATAAATGAAGATAACATGACACAGCTACAGGAAATCAAGTTAAAATTAATGCTGGGCATCTCGCTGATGACCCTCCTCCTTTTTGTCATCATCTTGGCCATCAGCAGTGCCTTGCTGTACAAGGTGAAGACAATGAG ttataaaagtCCAGTTCTAACCGAATACTCCGTCAACCCAGAGCTGGCAACTCTGTCTTACTTCCACCCGTCAGAAGGTGTATCAGACACATCTTTTTCTAAGAGTGCTGACAGCAGCACATTTTGGGGTACTACATCTTCAGAattgaaaaaagaagacacatggTTAAAATCTAGAACAACGGACATGATTTCCACAGCCTCAGATGATACAGGCATGAATGATGAGTCAGATTTAATTCAGAGTGAGGAACCAAGTGAAGAAACTCCCACAGATTGA
- the EQTN gene encoding equatorin isoform X3: MNFILFIFVSGVFSSQLPSMTSHNDESGDTMLSEMMLPEKQGKQALENKEPPENKELMENKEPLENKEPPENKEPPENKEPPEYKPPENKDPPENKPLENKVDTPANEKSGNYYKDIKQYVFTTQNVNGSQSEISVRATTDLQFALRNYKLNETTTSFPGKATSEEHATEPPQKQYRRRTNRPNEPAFWTMLAKALNATPTAEELEEKDQLFHPIPQSDLNAINEDNMTQLQEIKLKLMLGISLMTLLLFVIILAISSALLYKVKTMSYKSPVLTEYSVNPELATLSYFHPSEGVSDTSFSKSADSSTFWGTTSSELKKEDTWLKSRTTDMISTASDDTGMNDESDLIQSEEPSEETPTD; the protein is encoded by the exons atgaattttatattgtttatttttgtatctggGGTTTTTTCCTCACAGCTCCCCAGTATGACTTCCCATAATGATG AGTCTGGGGACACGATGTTATCCGAAATGATGCTACCTGAAAAACAAGGTAAACAGGCACTGGAAAATAAGGAACCGCCGGAAAACAAGGAACTGATGGAAAATAAGGAACCGCTGGAAAACAAGGAACCACCAGAAAATAAGGAACCGCCAGAAAATAAGGAACCTCCAGAATATAAACCACCGGAAAATAAGGACCCACCAGAAAATAAGCCACTGGAAAATAAGGTGGATACTCCTGCTAATGAGAAGAGTGGCaattattataaagatataaaacaat ATGTGTTCACAACGCAAAATGTAAATGGCAGCCAGTCTGAAATATCTGTGAGAGCAACAACCGATTTGCAATTTGCTCTAAGAAACT ATAAACTCAATGAAACAACTACGTCATTTCCTGGGAAAGCCACCAGTGAAGAACATGCTACTGAACCCCCTCAAAAACAATATCGAA gaCGAACCAACCGTCCAAATGAGCCTGCATTTTGGACAATGTTAGCTAAAG CTTTAAATGCAACACCAACAGCTGAGGAGCTTGAGGAAAAAGATCAATTATTTCACCCAATTCCAC aaTCTGATTTGAATGCCATAAATGAAGATAACATGACACAGCTACAGGAAATCAAGTTAAAATTAATGCTGGGCATCTCGCTGATGACCCTCCTCCTTTTTGTCATCATCTTGGCCATCAGCAGTGCCTTGCTGTACAAGGTGAAGACAATGAG ttataaaagtCCAGTTCTAACCGAATACTCCGTCAACCCAGAGCTGGCAACTCTGTCTTACTTCCACCCGTCAGAAGGTGTATCAGACACATCTTTTTCTAAGAGTGCTGACAGCAGCACATTTTGGGGTACTACATCTTCAGAattgaaaaaagaagacacatggTTAAAATCTAGAACAACGGACATGATTTCCACAGCCTCAGATGATACAGGCATGAATGATGAGTCAGATTTAATTCAGAGTGAGGAACCAAGTGAAGAAACTCCCACAGATTGA
- the EQTN gene encoding equatorin isoform X2, protein MNFILFIFVSGVFSSQLPSMTSHNDGEKSGDTMLSEMMLPEKQGKQALENKEPPENKELMENKEPLENKEPPENKEPPENKEPPEYKPPENKDPPENKPLENKVDTPANEKSGNYYKDIKQYVFTTQNVNGSQSEISVRATTDLQFALRNYKLNETTTSFPGKATSEEHATEPPQKQYRRRTNRPNEPAFWTMLAKALNATPTAEELEEKDQLFHPIPQSDLNAINEDNMTQLQEIKLKLMLGISLMTLLLFVIILAISSALLYKVKTMSYKSPVLTEYSVNPELATLSYFHPSEGVSDTSFSKSADSSTFWGTTSSELKKEDTWLKSRTTDMISTASDDTGMNDESDLIQSEEPSEETPTD, encoded by the exons atgaattttatattgtttatttttgtatctggGGTTTTTTCCTCACAGCTCCCCAGTATGACTTCCCATAATGATGGTGAGA AGTCTGGGGACACGATGTTATCCGAAATGATGCTACCTGAAAAACAAGGTAAACAGGCACTGGAAAATAAGGAACCGCCGGAAAACAAGGAACTGATGGAAAATAAGGAACCGCTGGAAAACAAGGAACCACCAGAAAATAAGGAACCGCCAGAAAATAAGGAACCTCCAGAATATAAACCACCGGAAAATAAGGACCCACCAGAAAATAAGCCACTGGAAAATAAGGTGGATACTCCTGCTAATGAGAAGAGTGGCaattattataaagatataaaacaat ATGTGTTCACAACGCAAAATGTAAATGGCAGCCAGTCTGAAATATCTGTGAGAGCAACAACCGATTTGCAATTTGCTCTAAGAAACT ATAAACTCAATGAAACAACTACGTCATTTCCTGGGAAAGCCACCAGTGAAGAACATGCTACTGAACCCCCTCAAAAACAATATCGAA gaCGAACCAACCGTCCAAATGAGCCTGCATTTTGGACAATGTTAGCTAAAG CTTTAAATGCAACACCAACAGCTGAGGAGCTTGAGGAAAAAGATCAATTATTTCACCCAATTCCAC aaTCTGATTTGAATGCCATAAATGAAGATAACATGACACAGCTACAGGAAATCAAGTTAAAATTAATGCTGGGCATCTCGCTGATGACCCTCCTCCTTTTTGTCATCATCTTGGCCATCAGCAGTGCCTTGCTGTACAAGGTGAAGACAATGAG ttataaaagtCCAGTTCTAACCGAATACTCCGTCAACCCAGAGCTGGCAACTCTGTCTTACTTCCACCCGTCAGAAGGTGTATCAGACACATCTTTTTCTAAGAGTGCTGACAGCAGCACATTTTGGGGTACTACATCTTCAGAattgaaaaaagaagacacatggTTAAAATCTAGAACAACGGACATGATTTCCACAGCCTCAGATGATACAGGCATGAATGATGAGTCAGATTTAATTCAGAGTGAGGAACCAAGTGAAGAAACTCCCACAGATTGA